TCTGAGCGCTACCAGCCGGCATCGAGCCGCTTCTGCGCCGGGGCATCTTCGGGCGCATCGAGAAAGGCGCGCGCGGCGCGGGCCATGGCGTCGCGCTCCTCGGGATCGAAGCGCGACAGGGTCTTGTAGACCAGCGCCATGCGCGGGTTGTCGGCAAAGCGCTCTTCGTTCTCCATCAGGAAATTCCAGTAGAGATAGTTGAACGGGCAGGCCCCCTCGCCGGTGCGTTTCTTGTGGTCGTAATCGCAGCCCCGGCAGTAATCCGACATTCGGTTGATGTAAGAACCCGAGGCGGCATAGGGCTTGGAGCCCAGCAGCCCGCCATCGGCATGTATCGCCATGCCATGGGTGTTGGGCAGCTCGACCCAGTCGAACGCATCGGCATAGACCGCCAGATACCATTCCTCGATCTGCGCCGGCGCCACGCCCGCCAGCAGCGCGAAATTCCCCGTCACCATCAGCCGCTGGATGTGATGCGCATAGGCGTTGCGCCGCGTGGTGCCGATGACCTCGGACATGCAGCGCATCGCGGTCTCGCCGCTCCAATAGACCCAGGGCAGATCGCGGGTCGCGTTCAGGTGGTTGGTCTCGGCATATTCGGGCATCTCCGTCCAGTAGACGCCGCGCACGAATTCGCGCCAGCCGAGGATCTGTCGGATGAATCCCTCGGCGGCATTCAGCGGCACATCGCCCTTGCGCCAGGCATCCTCGGCACGCTCGCAGACCTCCGCCGCCTCCAGCAGGCCGAGATTGAGATAGGGCGAGATCAGCCCGTGAAACAGGAAATCCTCACCCGCCTTCATCGCATCCTGATAATCGCCGAAACAGGGCAGCGCGTCGGCGATGAAGTGATCGAGCGCGGCCAGCGCGTCCTCGCGCGTCACCGCCCAGCCAAAGCGGTCGAGATCGCCGAAATGATCGTCAAAGCGCTCGGCCACCAGATCCAGCACCTGCCGCGTGACCTTGTCCGGCGCGAACCGGTCGCGCCTGGGCGGGCGCAGATCGCGGGGCAGCGATTTGCGGTTCTCCTTGTCGAAATTCCACTGCCCGCCCTCGGGCTCGCCATCAGCCATCAGGATGCCGGTGCGCCGCCGCATCTCGCGGTAAAACGTCTCCATCCGCAGGCTCTTGCGGCCCTTCGCAAACGCGGCAAAGCCGTCGCGGCTGCAATAGAACCGCGTGTCCTCGCGGATCTCGACCGGAAGGCCAAGCGCCTCCTCCCAGCCCGACATCATCTCCCAGACCCGCCACTCGCCGGGCTCGGTCACCACCACCCTGTCGGGGTCGTGGCGTTTCACCGCGCGGGCCAGCTCATCGGAAAAGCTCTGGCTGTTGTCGGCATCGTCCAGCGTCACGTAGTCGACGCTGATGCCCTCGCCGCGCAGCGCCTCGGCAAAATGGCGCATGGCCGAGAGGATAAGCGCGATCTTCTGCTTGTGGTGGCGCACATAGCGCGCCTCCTCTCTCACCTCGACCATCAGAACCACGTCGTTTTCCGGGTCGAGATCCTCCAGCGAAGACAGCCCCCGCGTCAGCTGATCGCCGAGGACGAAGCATAAATTTCCGCTCATTTCCGCCCCCCCTGCAACTTGTTGCGCCCGGGCCCCGTCTCTCCCTCAAACCAGGGAGAATACGGATGCAACTTATCGTGCTCTACATCGCCACGCTGGTGGTGTTTCTCGCCGTCGACATGGAAGGCATCAGGCGGCTGATCAAACCGGTCTTCGAGCGCCATGTGGGCGACATGCTCGCCGATCCGCCGCGCCTTGGCCCGGCGGCGGTGTTCTATCTGTTCTATATCGCGGGCGTTTTGTGGTTCGTCTCGGTGCCGGCGCTGAACGCGGGCCGCCCGGTGCAGGCGCTGCTCGCCGGGGCGCTGCTGGGGCTGATGTGCTACGGCACCTACGAGTTCACCAACTACGCCACGCTGCGCGGCTGGTCCTTTCAGCAGGTGGTCATCGACACGCTGTGGGGCGGCGCGCTGACCGGCGGTTCGGCCTGGGCGGGCGTGATGATCGCACGGCTGCTGCCGTCGGGCTAAGATTGGTGCGGGCATGCTCATGCCCCCCGGCGCAGCGCGACCAGCGCCAGCAATCCCGCAATCCCGGTGCCCGCAAGCGCGATCACCGGGGTGTTCTGCGTGTCGAGATTGGCGACGATCACCCCCATCAGCGCCCAGCCGACGCCAAAGGCGTAGCCCAGCGCGTCGGGGCGGCACCACAGCACCGCCAGCGCCAGCGCAATCACCGCAACCAGCAATAGCAGCGCCGAGACCTGCGCCGAAAGCACGCCGAACCCGCTCAGCACCACCGCCATGGCCACGCCGGTGGCGGCGGTGAGCCAGCCGGCATAGAGCCCCACCGCCCCCAGCGCGAACGCCCCCCGCGGGGCGCGCAAGGTTGCGGCGATGGCGCCCGCCGCCATGAAGATGATCATCACCGTGGCCGCGACCGGCTGGAGATTGGCCACCGGGATCCAGAACGCCCCCACCGCCAGGCTGAGCGCCAGCGGCAGGCGCATTTCCTGCCAGGCGATCTCCCTGCGCGCCCGCAAGAGGCCGTAGACCGCGCTTGCCAGTAGCCCCAGATAGATCACCCCCCAGATCGAGAACGCCCAGCCCACCGGCTGCACCGGCCAGCGCGACTGCACCACGGGGAACTGCGTCGGCGTGAAGCCCGCAAAGCCGTCGCTCAGCAGCGGCGAGGCGGCAAAGCCCAGCGTCAGAAGCAGCACAAGCGGGGCCAGCGCGCGGCTCATTGCACCAGCCTTTTTGTAAGCGGCAGCGCGAGCCCATAGGGCAAGGCGCGCAGCAGTTTCAGCGGCCAGGTCAGGCGGCGCGGGAAATGCACCTCGAACGCCTTGCCGTCGAGCCCCCTGGCAATGCGCCTTGCCGCCTGCTCGGGCTGCATGAGCCCCGGCATGGTGAAGCTGTTGCGCTGGGTGAGCCTTGTGTCGACGAACCCGGGGCTGATGAGCCGCACGGCGATGCGCGGCGCCAGCTCGGCCCGCAGCGTCTCGGCGAGGTTGATCACCCCGGCCTTGCTGGCGGAATAGATCTGGCCCTGCGGCAGCCCGACATAGCCCGCCACCGAGCCGGTCAGCACCAGATCGCCGCCATCGCGCAGGAGCGGCGCTGCCGCGCGGGCAAAATGGAAACTGCCCGCGAGGTTCACCGTGACGATCTGCGTGGCACGGTCGGGGTCGATCTCCAGCACCTTGCCGGGATCGTAGAGCGCCGCCAGCGTGATCGCCCGGTCGAGCCTGCCGCCCTCGGCAATACGCGCGGCGGCGGCGGAGAGGCTCTCGCGGTCGGCCACATCCGCCGTCACCACCTCGGCGCCGCCGATCTCTTCGGCGAGCTTCTGCAATGCATCCCCGGAGCGCGCCGACAGCACCAGCCGCGCGCCGCGCGCCGCGTATTCGCGTGCCAGCGCCGCGCCGATCCCGTCCGAGGCGCCCATGATCCAGATGCGCGGCGACGTCTCAGGCATGGGCAAGCCGGTACTGCACGACATCGGTGCGCCCGACCTCGAAAGCGGCGGCACAGGCGGCGAGATAAAAGCGCCAGACCCGGATGAACGACTCGTCAAAACCCAGCTGGCGCACCTCGTCCACACGGCTGTCGAACCGCGCCAGCCAGTCGCGCAGCGTGCGCGCATAGTCCTGACCGAACCCGTGCGCATCCTCGATCCGCAGCCCGGCGCGCGACGCCTCTTCCTGAAAGCGCTGCGGCGAGGGCAGCATGCCGCCCGGGAACACGAAGCTCCGGATCATGTCGCCGCCGACGCGGTAACGGTCGAAATAGCGGTCGCTCATGGTGATGGTCTGGATCATCGCCCGGCCCTTCTCGGCCATCACCTCGCGCAGCTTGCCGAAATAGACCGGCCAGAACCGCTCGCCCACCGCCTCGAACATCTCGATGGAGACGATGTGATCAAAGCGCCCGCGCTCGTCGCGATAATCCTGCAAGGCGATCTCGGCGCCGGGGCCGAGCCGGTCGCGGGCAAAGGCCGC
The window above is part of the Salipiger abyssi genome. Proteins encoded here:
- a CDS encoding cryptochrome/photolyase family protein; this encodes MSGNLCFVLGDQLTRGLSSLEDLDPENDVVLMVEVREEARYVRHHKQKIALILSAMRHFAEALRGEGISVDYVTLDDADNSQSFSDELARAVKRHDPDRVVVTEPGEWRVWEMMSGWEEALGLPVEIREDTRFYCSRDGFAAFAKGRKSLRMETFYREMRRRTGILMADGEPEGGQWNFDKENRKSLPRDLRPPRRDRFAPDKVTRQVLDLVAERFDDHFGDLDRFGWAVTREDALAALDHFIADALPCFGDYQDAMKAGEDFLFHGLISPYLNLGLLEAAEVCERAEDAWRKGDVPLNAAEGFIRQILGWREFVRGVYWTEMPEYAETNHLNATRDLPWVYWSGETAMRCMSEVIGTTRRNAYAHHIQRLMVTGNFALLAGVAPAQIEEWYLAVYADAFDWVELPNTHGMAIHADGGLLGSKPYAASGSYINRMSDYCRGCDYDHKKRTGEGACPFNYLYWNFLMENEERFADNPRMALVYKTLSRFDPEERDAMARAARAFLDAPEDAPAQKRLDAGW
- a CDS encoding DUF2177 family protein, producing MQLIVLYIATLVVFLAVDMEGIRRLIKPVFERHVGDMLADPPRLGPAAVFYLFYIAGVLWFVSVPALNAGRPVQALLAGALLGLMCYGTYEFTNYATLRGWSFQQVVIDTLWGGALTGGSAWAGVMIARLLPSG
- a CDS encoding SDR family NAD(P)-dependent oxidoreductase, which encodes MPETSPRIWIMGASDGIGAALAREYAARGARLVLSARSGDALQKLAEEIGGAEVVTADVADRESLSAAAARIAEGGRLDRAITLAALYDPGKVLEIDPDRATQIVTVNLAGSFHFARAAAPLLRDGGDLVLTGSVAGYVGLPQGQIYSASKAGVINLAETLRAELAPRIAVRLISPGFVDTRLTQRNSFTMPGLMQPEQAARRIARGLDGKAFEVHFPRRLTWPLKLLRALPYGLALPLTKRLVQ